Proteins encoded together in one Oncorhynchus masou masou isolate Uvic2021 chromosome 3, UVic_Omas_1.1, whole genome shotgun sequence window:
- the LOC135515449 gene encoding calreticulin-like, with protein sequence MLVLVLLMIALASAEPSVYFREQFEDDAWNTRWVESSHRSDYGKFVLTAGKFYGDAEKDKGLQTSQDAHFYSSSARFEPFSNQGKTLVIQFTVKHEQNIDCGGGYIKLFPADLDQAAMHGDSNYNIMFGPDICGPATKKVHVIINYKGKNHLIRKDIRCKDDEYTHLYTLILNPDNMYEVKIDNKKVESGSLEEDWDILPPKKVKDPEAVKPDDWDERERMEDPDDKKPEDWDRPENIADPDAKQPEDWDDEMDGEWEPPMVSNPDYKGEWKPRRIDNPDYKGKWLHPEIDNPDYSADSEIYRFDSIGVIGLDLWQVKSGTIFDNFLITDDATLAEEVGNETWGQTKDPEKKMKESQEEKERKKLEAEEMARKEETKDEPGEEEEEEEEEELEHEEEEEEETGAQDEEEATDSIKDEL encoded by the exons ATGCTAGTGTTGGTGCTATTGATGATTGCACTAGCCAGTGCTGAACCATCGGTGTATTTTCGAGAGCAGTTTGAAGATG ATGCTTGGAATACCCGTTGGGTTGAATCCAGCCATAGGTCGGACTATGGGAAATTTGTCCTGACTGCTGGGAAATTCTATGGAGACGCAGAGAAAGACAAAG GTCTCCAGACCAGCCAGGATGCCCACTTCTACTCTTCTTCTGCTCGCTTTGAGCCCTTCAGCAACCAGGGCAAGACCCTGGTGATCCAGTTCACTGTCAAGCACGAGCAGAACATCGATTGCGGGGGAGGCTACATCAAGCTATTCCCCGCTGACCTCGACCAGGCAGCCATGCATGGAGACTCTAACTACAACATTATGTTCG GTCCAGACATCTGTGGCCCAGCCACAAAGAAAGTTCATGTCATTATCAACTACAAGGGCAAGAATCACCTCATTAGAAAGGATATCAGATGCAAG GATGATGAGTACACCCATTTGTACACTCTGATCCTGAACCCTGACAACATGTATGAGGTGAAGATTGACAACAAGAAGGTGGAGTCTGGAAgtctggaggaggactgggacaTTCTGCCCCCTAAAAAGGTCAAGGACCCCGAGGCTGTGAAACCAGATGActgggatgagagggagaggatggaggaccCAGATGATAAGAAACCAGAG GACTGGGATAGGCCCGAGAACATTGCTGACCCTGACGCTAAGCAGCCGGAGGATTGGGATGATGAGATGGACGGTGAATGGGAGCCACCCATGGTCTCCAATCCTGACTATAAG GGTGAATGGAAACCCCGCAGGATCGATAACCCTGACTACAAGGGCAAATGGTTGCATCCTGAGATTGACAATCCAGACTACAGTGCAGACTCTGAGATCTACAGATTTGACAGCATAGGAGTCATTGGCCTGGATCTGTGGCAG GTGAAATCTGGGACCATCTTCGATAACTTCCTGATCACAGATGATGCTACACTGGCAGAAGAAGTCGGCAATGAGACCTGGGGTCAGACTAAG GATCCAGAGAAAAAGATGAAGGAGTcccaggaggagaaggagaggaagaaacTGGAGGCAGAAGAGATGGCGAGGAAAGAGGAGACCAAAGATGAgcctggagaagaggaggaggaggaagaagaggaagagttggagcatgaagaggaggaagaagaggagactgGAGCACAGGACGAAGAGGAGGCAACAGATTCTATAAAGGATGAACTTTAG